A genomic stretch from Serratia entomophila includes:
- the hemH gene encoding ferrochelatase, with amino-acid sequence MKQEKHGVLLVNLGTPDAPTSSAVKRYLKEFLSDERVVDTSPLLWWPILNGAILPIRSPRVAKLYQSVWMEEGSPLLVYSRRQQRALAARMPNTPVELGMSYGSPSLAEAIDKLLAQGVTNLVVLPLYPQYSCSTSAAVWDGVARVLKGYRRLPSIGFIRDYAEHPAYIAALQQSVERSFAEHGQPDRLVLSFHGIPKRYARLGDDYPQRCEDTLRALTATLPLSPDRVMMTYQSRFGREPWLTPYTDETLKGLPAQGIKHIQLICPGFSADCLETLEEIKEQNREIFLEAGGEKFEYISALNDEPAHIDMMQQLVAQRF; translated from the coding sequence ATGAAGCAAGAGAAACACGGAGTATTGCTGGTGAACCTGGGCACGCCAGACGCTCCGACCTCATCGGCGGTAAAACGCTATCTGAAAGAATTCCTCAGTGACGAACGCGTGGTCGATACCTCACCGCTGCTGTGGTGGCCGATTCTCAACGGCGCTATCTTGCCGATCCGTTCGCCGCGCGTCGCCAAGCTGTACCAGTCGGTGTGGATGGAGGAAGGCTCGCCGCTGCTGGTTTATAGCCGGCGCCAACAGCGTGCGCTGGCCGCGCGCATGCCGAACACCCCGGTAGAGCTGGGCATGAGCTACGGTTCGCCGAGCCTGGCGGAAGCCATCGACAAGCTGCTGGCGCAGGGCGTGACCAACCTGGTGGTGCTGCCGCTGTATCCGCAATACTCCTGTTCGACCAGCGCGGCGGTATGGGACGGGGTGGCGCGCGTGCTCAAGGGCTACCGCCGTTTGCCGTCGATCGGGTTTATCCGCGATTACGCCGAACACCCGGCCTACATCGCCGCGCTGCAGCAAAGCGTCGAGCGGTCGTTCGCCGAGCATGGTCAGCCGGATAGGCTGGTGCTGTCATTCCACGGTATTCCCAAGCGTTATGCGCGGCTGGGGGACGATTACCCGCAGCGCTGCGAAGATACGCTGCGTGCGTTGACCGCCACGCTGCCGCTGTCGCCGGATCGGGTGATGATGACCTATCAGTCGCGCTTCGGCCGCGAACCCTGGCTGACCCCTTACACCGACGAAACCTTGAAGGGCCTGCCGGCGCAAGGGATTAAGCATATCCAGCTGATTTGCCCCGGCTTCTCGGCGGACTGCCTGGAGACGCTGGAGGAGATCAAAGAGCAGAACCGCGAGATCTTCCTCGAGGCGGGCGGCGAGAAGTTTGAGTATATTTCTGCGTTGAACGACGAGCCTGCGCACATCGATATGATGCAGCAGTTGGTGGCGCAGCGTTTCTAA